A genomic region of Rhipicephalus sanguineus isolate Rsan-2018 chromosome 1, BIME_Rsan_1.4, whole genome shotgun sequence contains the following coding sequences:
- the LOC119375131 gene encoding urease accessory protein UreE, giving the protein MSSQFRLGAVALTVLLMACLVPPTEQSHKIKKLKLGAAAAAAAVGKITPLALAAGAAGASLVGSAAVSHLIHSHHHHHGGHHHHHHFLPVHHTHKVHIPIPFHVHSHSDHHHHHGLVDFGYADHGFGHGHGHGHGHGFFADYGHGFGGGLLGGFGYGGHGDYEGWW; this is encoded by the exons ATGTCTTCGCAGTTTCGGCTGGGGGCTGTAGCCCTGACTGTACTCTTGATGGCCTGCCTGGTGCCACCCACGGAGCAGAGCCATAAGATCAAGAAGCTCAAGTTGGGCGCTgctgcggccgccgctgccgtgGGCAAGATCACGCCTCTGGCCTTGGCAGCCGGGGCCGCGGGTGCGTCGCTCGTCGGCAGCGCGGCCGTCTCGCACCTCATCCATTCGCACCACCATCACCACGGcggtcaccaccaccaccaccacttccTGCCCGTCCACCACACGCACAAGGTCCACATACCCATCCC GTTCCACGTGCACTCGCACAGCgatcaccaccaccatcatggcCTGGTTGACTTCGGCTACGCTGATCACGGATTCGGTCACGGTCACGGCCACGGTCACGGTCACGGCTTCTTCGCTGACTACGGCCACGGTTTCGGCGGTGGCCTGCTGGGTGGATTCGGCTACGGTGGACACGGAGACTACGAGGGTTGGTGGTGA